TCGAGGACATCGCCGTCGTCTGCAACGGCATCGCTCTGATCGCTCGACCGAGTGAGCCGTCACGTCTCAAAGAGGTATACTTAAAACCTTATTGAAATCAGATTCAACTTGAAACTGACAATAGgaaattaatagaatgtaatgataattgtaaaattattaaatttattaaaattattaagaaatgtaaatattgatagatGACTGAaagatttaatcaatatttcaacTGTATTGATGAATTCAATTAATAAGattcatgttttatttcttttcagcTTGATACTATTAGAGCTGTTTTGAAGAAAGAATTAGAGATACCTCTTATAGAGATAAGTGACAAGAATGCTCGATTAGATGGTGGAGATGTTCTTTTCACtggtaaattttattctataatgtgttatatttttcactcaTGTTTTACTCATAAATAATACAGCTTCTTAAAATTGTACCATttgttaatgaataaatatatgcttTATTATAGGTAGAGAATTTTTTGTTGGGCTGTCGCATTTTACAAATGAAGCAGGAGCGAGAGCCGTTGCGGCAGCATTTCCAGAATATCCATGTGTACCCATCAAGGTAATGTAAATCCATGAGTCATTTAAGTtaacaaatttacattatctGAAATCTGAAAACTGATATTTTGTGTTAGAcataaaacaattacaaatttcTCATAATTCACTGAACATATATCGCATGTATCAATGTCTCATTAGAATGTCTTGAATAGTCAATGTTAGAGTCATCATGACATGTACTCAATATGTGTACCActttgtgcataaaaatgacttataaatatgttccaattttaaaacatattttacctGTAATCTTCTTCTACATTTATACTTGTCATCCTTTGTCTTACAAGGTATTATCTTATAAGTcttatcaaaatttcattGGGTATTgctttgcaatataatttatgcactCCTTTTTAaggatattttacatttcacatCTCAATTGCAtcatatacagaatattttattgtgaatAGCTGttttacagataaatttagaattaaaaaatgcaattatttgttatatcaatttttgtaatttttcttagTATCAAATtcattctttataataataaactttatttttaaattcatccATCAATGAtgaaacattttgtatatcagtaatataaatacatgcATGTGTGATCCATGAGTAACAACAACAATTTTATGTGTATCTATTCAcaatacatttcatatttatagaacatatatacgtcagaaaaacataaaaatatacgtttcGGATCTGCTTCAAGCCTTGATAAAGAGAATATCATGCTCACTCATCTTACTTTTCTACTGTTCATTTAAGGTGGGTGATGGTGGTGAAGAGGTGATAGTGGAGAGTCTTACCTCAGCTCCTCTTCAGGTTTGGGTGCACTAAACTGACTctcttaatatttcattaatttaaaaagaaagaaggagaataatttttctcacaaGTTAGAAAAGCAAAGTTGCACGATTTTAAGgaatattcttttcttatataataatatatttcggaATTTTATAAACCGCTTTAAAATCAAAAGACAAATTACACAAGTTCCAGCTTAGCACTCGAACTGTGCACTTGAACAATACCGCAGATATATTCACTCACCTTAGCATGCATCATATACATAAAGACACTCGCGATTTcacttaattttaaacaaaatatttaatgttctcattttgtttcaattattgttgtacgaatgttatattattgatgAATTGAATATGAGTACAGTATATGCACTtgttagagagagagagagattataCACTTgcacatttttgtatattacataaaaaactaTGCATGATTTATTGACACATTAAAAACCATCATCATAAACATCATAAtgcattaaaacaaaaattgtattagtaaatattttacatatttaaataaacatcatAAGAGAGCATTTTATCATAagattcattaattaaaagaaaagaaaatttataaagtagtTTGTAGTTGTTGGAAGTTTATGTGGAAGTGAATATATGATTTAACAATAGGAATAGGACGTATGAAATATGATGGTGAAATGActatgcattaaatatacaGTGCATCACAATACTtgtttaatgattattttcttgcaaaattctTTCTGCATAGTAATTCATGATATTCATCTGTTTAGGTGGCTGAATCCAAACGCTTGAAATCACTCGTTACAATGGCTGGCCCAGATGTTATATGTGTAGGATCTGGAAAAGAATCTCAGGAAGTTCTCAAGGTTagtctttatatattaatttaaaatagtgagttcttaatataaaacaatgacATATaagcaatttaattatcagcttaaacatattttctaaaaattaggAGATTTTATggtttttaataagaaataattccTTATATCTTTTAAGCACTTtactacatttataaaatttcaaatttatagagtaattttattttaatttaaaaaataaacttttgtgCTGATTTTAATTCGAACCATATTAAATTGAATCGATAATTTTGACATTGTTCCAAAagattcataatatatattttccacatATTTGGAATAAAGATTTTCCTAAAACAggaatattgtataaaaatttcccatttttatttctctgaCTCGAAACACAGAGAATCGAACGGGAGGCAACGTACAGTTACCAAACATTGACTGTGCCTGAGGACGTAGCCGCCAATGTGCTCTACGTAAACGGCACGCTCATTCATCGATCGGAAGACGAGATCCCGCAGTCGAGTAAGGTTTTCGCAGAGAAAGTTGAGTTTCCGACTAGATCGCTACGTATGTCCGAATTGGCAAAAGTTAGCTCCGGTTTGTCCTCCTGTTGCCTGTTGGTGCGCAGACCGCGACACATCCGTAGTATTTAAACGAAAAAAGAGAATGAGATCTACGTTGCAATCTAATCGCGATCTATGCCACCAGTGATATCCACGAATGCAAAACGTAAAATCGAGTTTATCGAATCTGTGGAGAAATACGATGCAATGCATGACAATGACGATACGTCATCCTGAcattttaataagtattttttaactaatttaaagagttattgtattatttcatatcTTTCAAGAGAGAGATTCAGTATttgaaaagatataatatatatatacacatatataatttttatatatttagaatacagaaataatatattcaaattttatattattacatatattatattgcatttttatctatgctttttgcaaaaaaatctttagacttgctatttatttaaactttttgtttttatatgtaatttttattttttggctgcaattagatatttatttagacGACTTCGTAAGTAttttcttgcatttatttatttttgcaatatatgcaGTTTTCTTTCCTATGATATcccaaaaattataatataatgtaagaCACATTTACATTTCATAATCTTCGTATAATGAAACATTACAAAGCACATACCATAATACAgcacaaattcaattttatatgagGAGTTGGAATATTGACTTTTATAGCAATGaattttcaatcaaaattaACTTGTAATTccaattataattaagaatGCACAATAGATCATTAGTAATCCGcaaaatttatactattaGGGAAGATATAATAGATATCAGTATTCTGACTCCTGCAATGCATTCGTAACTAGTCGAAAACGTGTTCACATTGAaacattcaaataaatatctctcTATCATCTAATAATGTATCGTAAAGTTATCGATATATAAAAGCACTGATAGTTGTTATGATGAAACTATGTTATAACAAAGTTAggtaattaaatgtttaaacagAAATTGGCATAAAACTCCTATATACTAAAATTTGTATGTTTAACATACAAGATAATGCAACATGTTTGAtgaatacttacaattagatattCAATTGcgatattcaataaaatagtattGCAACATTTAAAAAGGTGCGATATAGGATTGCAATATATCTTGATATATAAACGTTGATATGACAATTTAGCATTTGTACAACAATAATGACATTTAAGTAACCTTATAGCGTGTCTTTATGatgcttttacaattttctgtatgtatttgttttactttaaacattgacatttactttttatactatttttcatGATAAAACTTAGTGCtcatttaacaaatattgccaagattataaaatatacatatatatatataaaaatagataaatcttTTAGTCCAGTTGTGTAGTATTTACAAAATCCATAGAAATTATGTTCCATATTCAAAGATTGTCAAAGACCATAAATCCATATAGAAATATAGaactttttatgaaaaaatgtgtACATCTGGTCTCCttcaatatatcaaataagGTACAATTTCccaaattatgtataaaaatattccccTTAGAAAGcttttaaacatttctgtATGTAAGgtacaaatatttaagataaacaGATGACATgacaaacaataaaataatactacaGATTATAgttgtcatttttataatcatttactataagtatttataaagtataatttttacaataaactGTCGAAATTCCTTCAAAATGGAAGAGTATCCTATTAAatgagttatttaaaaaaatagtagtCTCCACTCTATAATGTGACTGAATGTTTTCAGGACATTGCTTATTTTAGGCACACATTCTTCAATAATACTTCACTCTCATTTTTCCACACATAATAATAGACATATATTTGTCATTGGAGCGTTATATATGTCACTGGAGATGTTTTAATTGTCATAATGGTCAATTTTCTCTGTGTGTACAGATGATTAAGGCTCCTGGTCCCGCAGCCGTGAACTCCGCGTTGACAGTAGCGACATAATTGTGGTAGGAATAAAAACCTAGTCGAATTTACCCAGTCgatttatcgtataaataaatagtgtaacagtttgacctaatcaattgattcgataaaagtaaattactgaataacatacaaaatgttaatttataatttaaaaatttgtttacaaaaaaataaacgcgataaatacagaatatatatagcttagtaccgttaccgacatgtccatatgacagaaattcttatgcagcgtcttaggtggagaatcgatgaactattaggcgtgaaaaaatgacatgttgactacccaatttattcttgcgtgccatttcattaatattcgttaaatgttagtactgtgatatgtgacgtgttcatgaaacctgtaaaattatccgaaaactaagattagcagggaaagcccaacgtagaaggagaattttctactcatacagacagctgtcaaccgtgtgttttctcgcataattaggCTTCGTTTCACTGTTgatttaacgattgtttataacctgtcaaggaaaaagcatagttttcggacaattttacaggtgtcttaaagcgatccagagtgttactttgttaaattatcattttatttagaaatggcacgcaagaattctcggcgtgtcatttctcgcttctgacgtcacgaatctaatatggctgcggtgactacccaggagccttaagtctttctttttgtaataCTGCGGTACACCGTTGTTGTCGCTAATCGTGAGGCGTATTCTcacataaaaaacttttccatCTGTTTCTTCATCATCActatgaataaaatgttaaaaccgACGTGTGATTGCCCCGAACCAGTAAGAATGGCGGCATGTCGCGCGTGAGCGTCTCTAGCCATGCCATGTATAGGGGCGCGGACACGGCACCTTTCCGAGGCATCGGCAGAGTCCTATAAATCCATTAACAACAACATTAACGATCTATTCTCAGTATAACAAAACATGTGATATAAATGCGCAACTTACATAACGATCAGGTTGGCTTCCATAGAATTTTCAAGTAATAATTCACGCAAACGGAGATGTCTATTGGTCTTCTCTTTCATCGCCATAAGTTCcgaatctttaataatatctataatataaaagattatgattagattataattgttgcgcgtataaatatttaacaaaagatTAACGCTTCGTTCATCACCGTCGTCtgcatttttcgaatccgCCGATTCCTGGAAGTCAGTTATTAACGAGTCGAAGAACGTCTTCGTGCTAGCTTGTGCTGGCTTTGAGATGTCCGGTATAACTTTCAGAGCGGAATAGTCTATCCGGAATTTTGAGAGAAGACTCGCCATACTGTGGAaagtgaatattaattatcgaagATCAACATTGCGAAAGTCATTGTCGGAAGAGGCTTACTTTCTTTGCTCGTACTCCAATTCAGAATTCTTATTTGCCAGAGCGAACACCCTCAATCTGCAATTAGACCAATTGCGCCTTGTGCTGATTATGTAGGGCAATAAAAGCGTCAAGCCACCGTCGTCGTATAACCACCATACATCAATAGTGCCCTTCTTATGCTTCTTTTGAAACTTTGTCACTACATTAAGTATATTCGTGATTGGCACTATATTTGGCCGGTTCTCGCGTTGCTCCTCGGACGGATTGGGATATTCGTTAATCGCCTTCGAACGTCTAGGCGCAGGACTACCGGGTATCGATATGTCAGACGTGCTACTAGCTGCAATGATCATTACTCATTGTTAAACTTTCCAGAAAAAGGAAACGATCACGAGAAAGATAAGATGTAGCTTTTTAACCTTGGCTGAGCTGTGAAAAGCTTTGATTGCCCGGTATCGATGTAGGCGCGAGTCTCCTTTGATCTTCAACATCTCCAATGATTCCACTGCAATCTAAGCCTTCTTGGAGCCGCAGAAGTGCCACTGCTATGTGCATATCAAGAGCTTTgctgcgagaaaaaaattattaaagcttTATAGCCTTTGTAAAATTACGATACGACACAAGTAGTGCGCAACGACTTACTGCATAACGTTGAAGTACATATTCAAATTCTCCCGTGAACAGGTGGCCCAGTCTTGCTTGTAACCCATCAGCAGGATGTTGGGTCTCATTTTGCCAAGTCCAGCGGCTTGCAGGAGAGAAGTAGCACCGTCCTGGAAACTCGCGCCGTCCACCAAAGAATAAAATGCCTTGATTTTATTTGCTCTGAACCAGGAGTTACAATTCTGTGTCATGTTGTTGCGTGTCTTGTATGATATAGGCGTCTGAAGCACACGAATACGTATACATTAAAACATTCTGTCAAATAAATGGCTTAAGGCTCCTGGTCCCGCAGCCGTGAACTCCGCGTTGACAGTAGCGACATAATTGTGGTAGGAATAAAAACCTAGTCGAATTTACCCAGTCgatttatcgtataaataaatagtgtaacagtttgacctaatcaattgattcgataaaagtaaattactgaataacatacaaaatgttaatttataatttaaaaatttgtttacaaaaaaataaacgcgataaatacagaatatatatagcttagtaCCGTTACCGACATGTCCATATGACAGAAATTCTCTTATGCAGCGTCTTAGGTGGAGAATCGATGAACTATTAGGCgtgaaaaaatgacatgttgactacccaatttattcttgcgtgccatttcattaatattcgttaaatgttagtactgtgatatgtgacgtgttcatgaaacctgtaaaattatccgaaaactaagattagcagggaaagcccaacgtagaaggagaattttctactcatacagacagctgtcaaccgtgtgttttctcgcataattaggCTTCGTTTCACTGTTGATTTAACAATTGTTTATAACCTGTCAAGGAAAAAGCatagttttcggacaattttacaggtgtcttaaagcgatccagagtgttactttgttaaattatcattttatttagaaatggcacgcaagaattctcggcgtgtcatttctcgcttctgacgtcacgaATCTAATATGGCTGCGGTGACTACCCAGGAGCCTTAAGTTAATGAGAACGAAACGAGCGATACCTCAATGATATGACCGCAAATGAATAAACTTTGATGCTTCGTGATATGATGTGCAAAGTCAACCAGCGAGGATCTCGCATTAGGCGCGCCGGTGAGAACCAAGAGTTGCGGTCTGTAATTTTTCACGTGGTCCTCCACACGATCTAATTGCTGCACTGCTGTCAACGCGTTGTTGTAGGTCTGCGCTTGTGTAGTTGAACCCCAATTGACAtctataacatattaattgatGAGAACGGTGTATCGTGAAACGCAAATGACGTAATGTTTTTTTCCGACgcttagataaaaataaataaaggcCTATTGAAATTACCGGGCTTTCTATATGAAACCACTAAATACAGCGCTAAAACTACGCATAACGTTATTAGAGCCGTCCACCATGAGATCAGAAACATCACAGCCACGCAAAGGATAGCGCCAGCAAGACTGAGCCACATGTtgtaatactaaaaaaaagtagcaacgattattgccagacaacAAGAATATAACATATGAAAACATAATAATGCTGTAAATGTATCATCATATTATCGTACCTTGAATGTTGGCCGCCATCCGATTGGTTTAGCAAGAGAAGCATGGAAGGTACTGAAATTAATGAGAGTGTAAGCTGCCAAAAAGAAGTTCGAAATCAGTGGCGCGATCGCGTTCAATtcacctgaaaaaaaaatcgatttatatatttctgaaCGAAACAATTTCTcggtaaaattattgatttttttatcacttaccGATCAAAATAAAACCGACGGCAATGATGAAAGTGAGAAAATAACCACGGATTGGCTCTTTATCCTTCTTTCCGCTGAACCACGCGATTCCCGGATATAACTTATCGAGACAAAGCGCTTGGAATACTTTCGGCGCTGAGACCAGCGATGCTAAGGCACTTGAAATTGTTGCAGCGAAGCAGCCGGCATAAATGATGGGACCGAAGGCGGAAACCAATTGAATTACCTACAATAGTCGTTAACATCATTCGcctatttcaatttttgccttcaattttattttttaacactcAATATCTGCTATATCTTGctgctataaatttttatatatcactCATCATTgattcaattatttcaataaattgattttaat
This window of the Linepithema humile isolate Giens D197 chromosome 1, Lhum_UNIL_v1.0, whole genome shotgun sequence genome carries:
- the Ncc69 gene encoding bumetanide-sensitive sodium-(potassium)-chloride cotransporter; this translates as MAHENGINGDTDSESVELNPLRRTRFHVNRVDSLEGRASLLGEQETKKSLRHMTREALPRLDNYRNIMSIQAAHRPSLDELHNPTLLNKGSGSHTLNVPHLKSTTTRVKFGWIQGVLMRCLLNIWGVMLFLRLSWVVAQTGVGQAILLILTTTVVTTITSLSMSAISTNGLIKGGGTYYMISRSLGPEFGGSIGLIFSLANAVACSMYVVGFCESMVDFLSSYFEACIVDCATTDIRIIGCITIVVLLIIVIIGLEWEAKAQIFLLIILLLAIVDFMIGTFVGPKGTEEKAKGFIGYNTKLFKENFYPNYRYSEGVQHNFFSVLAIFFPAATGILAGANISGDLKDPQSAIPKGTLLAILLTSLSYLLMAIMVGGTVIRDASGNVNDLWETYNGSFPGLSILDISNDTAIENSTVVNRTWIYGTAFNCTSGCKYGSHNSFEVIQLVSAFGPIIYAGCFAATISSALASLVSAPKVFQALCLDKLYPGIAWFSGKKDKEPIRGYFLTFIIAVGFILIGELNAIAPLISNFFLAAYTLINFSTFHASLAKPIGWRPTFKYYNMWLSLAGAILCVAVMFLISWWTALITLCVVLALYLVVSYRKPDVNWGSTTQAQTYNNALTAVQQLDRVEDHVKNYRPQLLVLTGAPNARSSLVDFAHHITKHQSLFICGHIIETPISYKTRNNMTQNCNSWFRANKIKAFYSLVDGASFQDGATSLLQAAGLGKMRPNILLMGYKQDWATCSRENLNMYFNVMHKALDMHIAVALLRLQEGLDCSGIIGDVEDQRRLAPTSIPGNQSFSQLSQASSTSDISIPGSPAPRRSKAINEYPNPSEEQRENRPNIVPITNILNVVTKFQKKHKKGTIDVWWLYDDGGLTLLLPYIISTRRNWSNCRLRVFALANKNSELEYEQRNMASLLSKFRIDYSALKVIPDISKPAQASTKTFFDSLITDFQESADSKNADDDIIKDSELMAMKEKTNRHLRLRELLLENSMEANLIVMTLPMPRKGAVSAPLYMAWLETLTRDMPPFLLVRGNHTSVLTFYS
- the LOC105669092 gene encoding N(G),N(G)-dimethylarginine dimethylaminohydrolase 1 isoform X3 encodes the protein MPLHRYTHAILCRIPLSLRTRGEVTLDEARTQHLALAQLLRELDIDVVEMPPDENSPLCVFVEDIAVVCNGIALIARPSEPSRLKELDTIRAVLKKELEIPLIEISDKNARLDGGDVLFTGREFFVGLSHFTNEAGARAVAAAFPEYPCVPIKVGDGGEEVIVESLTSAPLQVAESKRLKSLVTMAGPDVICVGSGKESQEVLKRIEREATYSYQTLTVPEDVAANVLYVNGTLIHRSEDEIPQSND
- the LOC105669092 gene encoding N(G),N(G)-dimethylarginine dimethylaminohydrolase 1 isoform X1 produces the protein MPLHRYTHAILCRIPLSLRTRGEVTLDEARTQHLALAQLLRELDIDVVEMPPDENSPLCVFVEDIAVVCNGIALIARPSEPSRLKELDTIRAVLKKELEIPLIEISDKNARLDGGDVLFTGREFFVGLSHFTNEAGARAVAAAFPEYPCVPIKVGDGGEEVIVESLTSAPLQVAESKRLKSLVTMAGPDVICVGSGKESQEVLKRIEREATYSYQTLTVPEDVAANVLYVNGTLIHRSEDEIPQSSKVFAEKVEFPTRSLRMSELAKVSSGLSSCCLLVRRPRHIRSI
- the LOC105669092 gene encoding N(G),N(G)-dimethylarginine dimethylaminohydrolase 1 isoform X2, translated to MPLHRYTHAILCRIPLSLRTRGEVTLDEARTQHLALAQLLRELDIDVVEMPPDENSPLCVFVEDIAVVCNGIALIARPSEPSRLKELDTIRAVLKKELEIPLIEISDKNARLDGGDVLFTGREFFVGLSHFTNEAGARAVAAAFPEYPCVPIKVAESKRLKSLVTMAGPDVICVGSGKESQEVLKRIEREATYSYQTLTVPEDVAANVLYVNGTLIHRSEDEIPQSSKVFAEKVEFPTRSLRMSELAKVSSGLSSCCLLVRRPRHIRSI